From one Liolophura sinensis isolate JHLJ2023 chromosome 10, CUHK_Ljap_v2, whole genome shotgun sequence genomic stretch:
- the LOC135477089 gene encoding 3-[(3aS,4S,7aS)-7a-methyl-1,5-dioxo-octahydro-1H-inden-4-yl]propanoyl:CoA ligase-like, translated as MSAKELQKNTPSYFSNPHKTPYVYRTIPDAVQNWADLRPNTAAVVVRDLGKPRQLLTFQQLARDARVFAESLVRVGLRPGENVALYVRNSAEWMVGFCGVVMAGGVAVTAMSYHPGTCVRAATEVNCRFIILDIREAQRLQDPHLLDDDIQAQCNTHNFDTKAIILVQNSPKSRRFMGFSDLVKRTDDTAGQVTLPLLDPDGICLMFPTSGTTGKSKYMLHSHFAIINGSKAVADRVGLSPGDVFFTDRAMGYSGGFPSYVFSVGITMLFVQTMPIPSTESVEFLMSALKEEQATSGFFPPYLLFDLARLDSRSDEKCSKLRKVMLGGQVLQRQMFETLHRFAEKPVCIYGMSELFGYFTTKPGENILPKEELTYLPCEGIQVKIVDDSDNVVHVGTEGEICIRSFSLSREYFGKDISPLLDSKGWYHTGDMGRLTKCGHLTISGRRKEIIKRGTFIVYPAAVENPLRDHPDVEEVYAVGVPDVRLLEEVCVCILPKQGSELTVECIRCFAEQVFQPALSPDKRGLMPGYFFIMDDIPRLITAKVNRRELKQRCVELLKSRSGREHVA; from the coding sequence ATGTCTGCCAAGGAATTACAGAAAAACACGCCGAGCTACTTCAGTAATCCGCACAAGACTCCGTACGTGTACCGAACAATTCCGGATGCGGTGCAGAACTGGGCAGATCTTCGTCCTAACACGGCTGCTGTCGTTGTCAGAGATTTGGGGAAACCGAGGCAACTTCTCACATTTCAACAGTTAGCACGAGATGCCAGAGTATTCGCGGAGAGCTTGGTGCGTGTGGGTCTTAGACCTGGTGAAAATGTGGCCCTTTACGTACGGAACAGCGCGGAATGGATGGTGGGATTTTGTGGGGTTGTAATGGCGGGGGGAGTCGCTGTTACGGCCATGTCATACCATCCGGGCACTTGTGTCCGGGCAGCGACAGAGGTGAATTGTAGGTTCATCATCCTGGACATCCGCGAGGCACAGAGGCTCCAAGATCCTCACTTGCTGGATGATGACATTCAGGCGCAGTGCAATACCCATAACTTTGACACCAAGGCAATCATTTTAGTGCAGAATTCACCGAAATCACGGCGTTTTATGGGTTTTAGTGACTTGGTTAAAAGAACAGACGACACAGCGGGTCAAGTGACACTGCCTCTCCTCGATCCGGATGGCATCTGCCTGATGTTCCCCACGTCTGGGACAACTGGGAAGAGCAAATATATGCTTCATTCTCATTTTGCCATCATCAACGGTTCCAAGGCGGTTGCTGATAGGGTAGGTTTGAGCCCGGGGGATGTGTTCTTCACGGATAGAGCTATGGGATATTCTGGTGGGTTTCCCAGTTATGTGTTCTCAGTTGGGATAACAATGCTGTTTGTGCAAACCATGCCAATACCTTCAACGGAAAGTGTAGAGTTTCTGATGTCAGCGCTCAAAGAGGAACAGGCAACAagtggtttcttcccaccatatcTGCTGTTCGACCTGGCCAGGTTGGATAGTCGAAGCGATGAGAAGTGTTCAAAACTTCGGAAAGTGATGCTAGGAGGCCAAGTGCTACAGCGACAGATGTTTGAGACGTTGCATCGTTTTGCAGAAAAACCTGTTTGCATTTACGGTATGTCTGAACTTTTCGGGTATTTCACCACTAAGCCTGGCGAGAACATCCTGCCTAAGGAAGAACTTACATATTTGCCTTGTGAAGGGATACAAGTGAAGATTGTCGATGACTCTGACAACGTGGTTCATGTGGGTACAGAGGGAGAAATCTGTATAAGAAGTTTCTCTTTGTCAAGAGAGTATTTCGGCAAGGATATATCGCCACTGTTGGACTCGAAAGGATGGTACCACACAGGTGATATGGGAAGATTGACAAAATGCGGCCACCTAACGATTAGTGGTAGAAGAAAGGAGATTATCAAAAGAGGTACTTTCATAGTTTATCCAGCAGCCGTGGAAAATCCTCTTCGTGATCACCCAGATGTAGAGGAAGTGTATGCAGTGGGCGTCCCTGATGTGAGATTGCTGGAGGAGGTATGTGTTTGTATCCTCCCCAAACAAGGCTCAGAACTGACAGTGGAATGTATCCGGTGCTTTGCCGAGCAGGTTTTCCAGCCCGCTCTTTCTCCAGACAAGCGTGGTTTAATGCCAGGGTATTTTTTCATCATGGATGACATTCCACGTTTAATAACTGCGAAAGTAAACAGGCGAGAGCTTAAGCAGAGGTGCGTTGAGCTATTAAAATCACGTAGTGGAAGGGAACATGTGGCATGA